A stretch of Verrucomicrobiota bacterium DNA encodes these proteins:
- a CDS encoding putative molybdenum carrier protein, producing the protein MISEIRSGGQTGADRAAFDAAIAVGIRIGGWVPAGRWAEDGVISDSYPNLKETGSSDVSVRTQRNVEDSDGTLVVTMGRIGGGTQQTIEFAQSFEKPFLHLGPSDPDEVNLLLTWVRENKIQILNVAGPRASEEEEIYSRVFGIVFALLMKQREET; encoded by the coding sequence ATGATTTCCGAAATTCGCTCAGGTGGGCAAACGGGTGCGGATCGGGCGGCGTTTGACGCGGCGATCGCAGTTGGGATTCGAATCGGTGGTTGGGTTCCAGCCGGCCGATGGGCAGAGGATGGTGTCATCAGTGATTCGTACCCAAACTTGAAGGAAACAGGATCGTCAGATGTGTCCGTTCGAACACAAAGGAATGTAGAAGACTCAGATGGTACCCTTGTGGTCACGATGGGTCGGATAGGAGGGGGAACCCAACAGACTATTGAATTCGCTCAATCGTTTGAGAAACCCTTTCTCCATCTTGGCCCAAGTGATCCTGATGAGGTGAATTTGCTCCTCACTTGGGTGAGAGAGAACAAGATCCAAATCCTCAATGTAGCAGGTCCTCGTGCGAGTGAGGAGGAGGAGATCTACTCTCGGGTGTTCGGGATTGTTTTTGCACTTCTGATGAAGCAGAGGGAAGAAACGTAA
- a CDS encoding type II toxin-antitoxin system VapC family toxin, with the protein MMIDTCFLIDYQREAKAGTHGQTIAFLEAHPDERLSISPIAWGEFMAGFQSEEDPYIAFARDRLDFPHLSMNVALAYRHIYRHLKTEGRLISSNDLWIACHAITLKLPLLTRKGSDSRRVPDLITQEY; encoded by the coding sequence ATGATGATCGATACCTGCTTCCTGATTGATTATCAGCGGGAGGCAAAGGCAGGGACGCACGGTCAAACGATTGCCTTCTTGGAGGCGCACCCGGACGAGCGCCTGTCCATTTCTCCCATTGCCTGGGGAGAGTTTATGGCGGGTTTCCAAAGCGAAGAAGATCCTTACATCGCCTTCGCTCGCGACCGTTTGGATTTTCCTCATTTAAGCATGAATGTCGCATTGGCTTACCGCCACATCTATCGCCATTTGAAAACCGAGGGTCGGCTAATCAGTTCGAACGATCTCTGGATTGCCTGTCACGCGATAACCCTAAAACTGCCGCTCTTGACTCGCAAAGGAAGCGACTCGCGAAGGGTCCCTGACCTTATCACTCAGGAGTATTAG
- a CDS encoding glutaredoxin domain-containing protein, which yields MDRLVLALVRFETHKVGVHERLLLTHFEIPPMKLFIVLILLAGAAAYFYLNKDDESDVVVSLPTLSVFELEDNSGRRLSCKLLDRSSDSVVVQRNADQAVFEIAFETLNVDSVQKIQESKIDLTSEEKTLLDSFYFDEAKGTLPVAMVGAKWCGYCTKAKDYFQAEDINYRYYDLDVSMTAKELMKEWGTRSVPAIKIGDRIIKGFPRDDGIRDIMVEEYKKQRQL from the coding sequence ATGGATAGACTCGTGCTTGCGTTGGTTCGTTTTGAAACCCATAAAGTGGGGGTACATGAGCGGCTTCTACTCACCCATTTTGAGATTCCACCCATGAAACTGTTTATTGTACTTATTTTACTGGCTGGAGCGGCTGCTTACTTCTACCTGAATAAAGATGACGAGTCTGATGTCGTCGTTTCTTTGCCGACACTTAGTGTATTTGAGTTGGAGGATAACAGCGGCAGGCGTTTGTCGTGCAAACTATTGGACAGGAGTAGTGACTCCGTTGTTGTTCAGAGAAATGCGGATCAGGCCGTCTTTGAGATTGCTTTTGAAACCCTGAATGTGGATTCGGTTCAAAAAATACAGGAGTCTAAGATTGATCTGACGTCCGAGGAAAAGACGCTACTGGACTCCTTCTATTTTGATGAAGCGAAGGGCACCTTGCCAGTCGCCATGGTTGGCGCAAAGTGGTGCGGTTACTGCACGAAGGCGAAAGACTACTTTCAGGCGGAGGATATCAATTACAGATACTACGACTTGGACGTTTCTATGACGGCAAAGGAGCTCATGAAGGAGTGGGGGACTAGGAGCGTTCCTGCGATCAAAATAGGTGACCGAATCATAAAGGGGTTTCCCCGCGATGACGGCATCCGTGACATTATGGTCGAGGAGTATAAGAAACAGAGGCAGTTGTAG
- a CDS encoding prepilin-type N-terminal cleavage/methylation domain-containing protein codes for MKAPPQQTRSAFTLIELLVVIAVISVFVGVFATALRPGSPTVAVEGAQSQIASLLTQARGVAILRNSNVRLIVHNDISNPDRYLRFFGIVYGPFEYDDNNDGTPDRTEWEPATDGITLPSSVYAYIDDPANMDTSPFSIPYISNENERYAFIQFNSNGTVRQVGNASPILAVSYGEPEVSSSGDLTGVFRNDETRRGAIVRQYGSFVLLNEPAAFPNN; via the coding sequence ATGAAAGCTCCTCCCCAACAAACCCGTTCTGCTTTTACGCTCATTGAACTGCTAGTCGTGATAGCGGTGATCTCGGTTTTTGTCGGCGTATTTGCGACTGCACTCCGGCCGGGTAGTCCGACAGTCGCTGTCGAAGGTGCGCAGTCTCAGATCGCTTCTTTACTGACCCAAGCCCGTGGGGTGGCAATTTTGAGAAACTCAAACGTTCGGTTGATAGTCCATAACGATATATCAAACCCTGATCGCTACCTTCGGTTCTTTGGAATCGTCTACGGACCCTTTGAATACGACGATAACAACGACGGGACTCCGGATCGGACCGAATGGGAGCCCGCTACAGACGGAATCACCCTTCCGTCGTCTGTCTATGCTTACATTGATGACCCTGCAAACATGGACACTTCCCCTTTTTCGATTCCTTACATCTCGAACGAGAACGAAAGGTATGCATTCATCCAGTTCAACAGCAACGGAACGGTTCGTCAGGTGGGCAATGCTTCTCCGATTTTAGCGGTTAGCTATGGAGAGCCTGAGGTTAGTTCCTCTGGGGATTTAACGGGCGTGTTTAGAAACGATGAGACACGGCGGGGGGCAATTGTCCGGCAGTACGGCTCATTCGTTCTTCTCAATGAGCCAGCTGCATTCCCTAACAATTAG
- a CDS encoding MFS transporter: protein MGRTKNAFRIIGICGGAFIIGADSLAIGVVIGPMAASLDASLATTQWFLSGYGIGVATFFITAGKISDSWGIRKANLLGLLLFGIGSALIAVAPTSLFAISARLLQGIAGAFMMSSSLAFASSRYEGQARARVFSYIMASSGLGMGVGPLIAGAVVDLFDWRAVFWINLPYCALWILLTALTLEKDPPTRRVRLDLTGLLLLSATILCLTIALSQGPDWGWGDPITLLLIVGFLLGLPLFLIREIKTDHALLQLRIFRIKSYFPASMIGFFSYFVALGWLFLTSLYLHRVEELSPLSIGISLTPYAFSFLIGGILSAPLGARIGWTNVLSGGLVILGTALIILAIWQTDFSRILLTIPFFALGLGFVGANNGSLTIAHAHLPSDLVGVSTGTSLMFRWLGTALGIAIVTIVLHEVASRDLEKRYPSNHSNFPTLQQMDEFLVSHGSWENETKDLPDPARKEAVAILSRSFSTGVSAGLFLLGGVSLLGALTGITLRSRPSEKPEEDQEGQVVQPLNSS from the coding sequence ATGGGTCGCACTAAAAACGCTTTCCGGATCATCGGGATCTGCGGTGGAGCGTTTATTATTGGAGCGGACTCACTTGCCATCGGAGTCGTCATCGGCCCTATGGCTGCTTCCCTCGATGCGTCCCTTGCTACGACCCAGTGGTTTCTCTCAGGATATGGAATTGGGGTAGCCACATTCTTTATCACGGCAGGGAAAATTTCTGACTCTTGGGGGATTCGAAAGGCGAATCTTCTCGGCCTACTCCTCTTCGGAATAGGTTCAGCGCTGATCGCAGTAGCCCCAACCAGTCTCTTCGCGATATCCGCAAGACTTCTCCAGGGGATCGCTGGTGCTTTTATGATGTCGAGCAGTCTTGCCTTTGCGAGTTCCCGCTATGAAGGACAGGCACGCGCCCGAGTCTTCTCCTATATTATGGCTTCCTCGGGTCTCGGGATGGGCGTCGGTCCACTCATCGCAGGAGCAGTCGTGGATCTCTTCGACTGGAGGGCGGTTTTTTGGATCAATCTACCTTATTGTGCACTCTGGATTCTGTTGACCGCGCTCACCCTTGAAAAAGATCCTCCTACACGAAGAGTTCGCCTTGATTTGACGGGACTCCTTCTCCTATCGGCCACGATCCTGTGTTTAACCATTGCTCTCAGCCAAGGTCCCGATTGGGGCTGGGGAGATCCAATAACCCTTTTGTTGATCGTAGGTTTTCTCCTGGGTCTACCCCTTTTTCTTATCAGGGAGATCAAGACGGATCATGCTCTCCTGCAGCTTCGCATCTTTCGGATCAAAAGCTATTTTCCAGCGAGCATGATCGGGTTCTTCTCCTATTTTGTCGCACTGGGATGGCTTTTTCTCACCAGTCTCTATTTGCATCGGGTTGAAGAGCTATCGCCCTTATCCATTGGTATCTCTCTCACACCCTATGCCTTCTCGTTTCTCATAGGAGGAATCCTATCTGCGCCGCTAGGAGCCCGAATCGGATGGACCAATGTGCTCTCGGGAGGACTTGTGATTTTGGGCACCGCCTTGATCATTCTGGCAATCTGGCAGACAGACTTCAGCAGAATCCTCCTGACCATACCTTTCTTCGCGCTTGGACTTGGATTTGTGGGTGCAAACAATGGCTCGCTGACAATCGCCCATGCACATCTTCCGTCTGATCTTGTGGGCGTTTCAACGGGCACTTCGTTGATGTTTCGGTGGCTGGGAACAGCTCTTGGAATCGCGATCGTCACGATCGTTCTTCATGAAGTTGCCAGTAGAGACCTCGAAAAGAGATACCCCTCCAATCACTCAAACTTTCCTACCCTCCAGCAAATGGATGAGTTTCTCGTGTCTCACGGTTCGTGGGAAAACGAGACCAAGGATCTGCCAGATCCCGCGAGAAAGGAAGCGGTAGCCATTCTTTCAAGATCTTTTTCAACAGGAGTTAGCGCCGGCCTTTTTCTTCTTGGGGGGGTCAGCCTACTCGGTGCACTCACAGGAATCACCCTGCGAAGCAGGCCATCGGAGAAACCAGAGGAAGATCAAGAGGGACAGGTCGTGCAACCGTTGAACTCTTCTTAA
- the aroC gene encoding chorismate synthase → MSSIFGTLFRISSWGESHGKGIGVVVDGCPPLLPISEEEIQAALDRRRPGQSTITTPRKEKDAVQILSGVFEGKTTGTPIAMAVFNEDQRSSDYTEMKEKFRPSHADFTYQEKYGIRDYAGGGRSSARETIARVAAGAIAEKILLVGSGVEVRAFIRSIHGIEAPDDLSFPTLEEVEATPVRCPDLPTAERMIERIKEVRDQGDSVGGVVECRVKGLPVGWGDPVFDRLEADLAKAMLSLPATKGFEVGSGFAGTLLKGSEHNDPFEMREGKVRTSANRSGGVQGGISNGEELVFRIAFKPTATVRKNQKTVSKDGEDAELAAKGRHDPCVVPRAIPIVEAMTSLVLVDHAMRHNAQTGTFSFPDLGQ, encoded by the coding sequence ATGAGTAGTATTTTCGGCACACTGTTCCGGATTTCGTCCTGGGGAGAAAGCCATGGGAAGGGAATTGGTGTGGTTGTGGATGGTTGTCCGCCGCTCTTACCCATCAGCGAGGAAGAGATTCAAGCCGCTCTGGATCGAAGACGTCCGGGGCAAAGCACGATCACCACTCCTCGGAAGGAAAAGGACGCGGTCCAGATTTTGTCGGGCGTCTTCGAAGGCAAGACCACGGGCACACCGATCGCGATGGCAGTCTTCAACGAGGACCAGCGGTCGTCCGACTACACGGAGATGAAGGAGAAGTTTCGCCCGTCTCATGCTGACTTTACCTATCAGGAAAAGTACGGGATCCGTGACTACGCGGGCGGCGGACGCTCTTCGGCTCGGGAGACGATCGCCCGTGTCGCGGCTGGAGCAATCGCTGAGAAGATTTTGCTGGTTGGGTCAGGAGTCGAGGTGCGGGCTTTTATCCGTTCCATTCATGGAATTGAAGCACCCGATGATCTGTCGTTCCCCACTTTGGAGGAAGTGGAGGCGACCCCGGTGCGGTGCCCTGATTTGCCAACCGCAGAGCGAATGATCGAGCGGATTAAGGAAGTTCGGGATCAGGGCGACTCGGTTGGTGGCGTTGTAGAATGCCGGGTAAAGGGCTTGCCTGTTGGCTGGGGCGACCCGGTTTTTGACCGTCTCGAAGCAGATCTTGCGAAAGCAATGTTATCCCTCCCGGCGACGAAAGGATTTGAGGTAGGTTCCGGATTTGCAGGCACGTTGCTCAAAGGTTCCGAGCACAATGATCCTTTTGAGATGAGGGAGGGGAAAGTGCGCACATCCGCTAATCGGTCTGGTGGGGTCCAAGGCGGTATTTCCAATGGGGAAGAGCTCGTGTTCCGCATTGCATTCAAGCCCACGGCGACGGTGCGGAAGAACCAAAAGACTGTTTCGAAGGACGGGGAGGATGCGGAGTTGGCAGCCAAAGGGCGCCACGATCCCTGTGTGGTGCCCCGGGCAATCCCGATCGTCGAGGCGATGACCTCACTTGTTCTTGTGGATCACGCGATGCGCCACAACGCTCAGACCGGAACGTTTTCCTTCCCGGACCTTGGACAGTAG
- a CDS encoding DUF4136 domain-containing protein: MKNHLCIVAAMVSLALLSGCSTVKVKSSTARFHTLPPEGSGQTFLFDPTQSQRGSLEYEAYAELIEEKLIQYGWVPGTDPEDADYLVVFLYSIDGGETVSGSRPIYGQIGGGISVTSGSVRGPGGRSSFTGTTYTPSTFGQVGSAPYTKEVYGRSFDLSILDNQRSTPEETVIVYEGRVTSRGSAGQLAAVIPTMIEALFLDFPGVSGDAGEVALPSKNEPDQS; encoded by the coding sequence ATGAAGAATCACCTATGCATCGTAGCTGCGATGGTCTCGCTTGCTTTGCTGTCTGGTTGTTCGACAGTCAAAGTCAAGTCCTCAACGGCGAGGTTCCACACACTCCCGCCGGAAGGGAGTGGGCAGACGTTTCTTTTCGACCCGACCCAGTCCCAAAGAGGCAGTCTGGAGTATGAGGCCTATGCCGAACTCATTGAAGAAAAGTTGATACAATATGGTTGGGTTCCTGGCACTGACCCCGAGGATGCCGACTATCTGGTCGTGTTCCTCTATTCAATCGACGGAGGAGAAACGGTTTCAGGCTCCAGACCGATTTACGGTCAAATCGGCGGTGGAATATCCGTAACAAGCGGTTCGGTTCGCGGACCCGGAGGTAGGTCGAGTTTTACCGGAACGACCTACACCCCATCTACTTTTGGGCAGGTAGGCTCCGCTCCTTACACAAAAGAGGTTTATGGCCGATCTTTTGACCTATCGATTCTCGACAACCAGAGATCAACGCCGGAAGAGACGGTGATCGTTTACGAAGGGAGAGTCACGAGTCGCGGCTCAGCGGGCCAACTTGCGGCCGTTATACCAACAATGATTGAGGCACTTTTTCTGGATTTCCCAGGGGTATCCGGTGATGCAGGCGAGGTTGCACTCCCATCGAAAAATGAGCCGGACCAGTCTTGA
- a CDS encoding nucleoside monophosphate kinase: MSSPQVEAKVEVQDLEVKDPHIIFERVWSRLSEEFGEQNLHFPKEIFWLNGSPGAGKGTNTRFIMRMRDLTASPITVSELLKSPEAKKRMDAGLLVGDREVTELVFRRLLDPDYEHGAIVDGFPRTNVQVECLKQLYAKLNELHQKYHDGSKSLFPKCRFHIIVLFIDEEESVRRQLNRGRQMIAYNEKVQESGVGEIREVRRTDLSEEAARGRYRTFKEITYHALRELGVIFLYHYIDAQGTLGEVQDRIVEELQYQSSLELDENTYHRMARIPIASKLVVHARQELVNRLDSYEEDHPELFARVVEDIQESFLPIISRHAIPGMALINSESDLYGNDLALAMLIDVFSERGFHAVVDIRKEATPETVDLKTGVIRFRKKRVYRFRIVFGGADIRKSR, from the coding sequence ATGAGTTCTCCGCAGGTTGAAGCAAAGGTAGAGGTCCAAGACCTCGAGGTGAAGGATCCGCATATCATTTTCGAACGGGTCTGGTCACGTTTGTCGGAGGAATTCGGCGAACAGAACCTTCACTTCCCTAAAGAGATTTTCTGGCTGAATGGATCTCCAGGAGCTGGAAAAGGAACCAATACGCGCTTTATCATGAGAATGCGCGACCTCACAGCATCGCCGATTACGGTCAGTGAATTGTTGAAAAGCCCGGAAGCCAAAAAAAGGATGGACGCGGGTTTGCTGGTAGGTGATCGGGAGGTGACCGAGCTTGTTTTTCGTCGGCTGCTCGATCCGGATTATGAACACGGTGCGATTGTCGATGGCTTTCCTCGCACGAATGTTCAGGTGGAGTGTTTGAAACAGCTCTACGCGAAACTGAACGAGCTGCATCAGAAGTATCACGACGGAAGCAAGAGCTTATTTCCAAAGTGTCGGTTTCACATTATCGTCTTGTTTATCGATGAAGAGGAGAGTGTCCGCCGGCAGCTCAACCGTGGGCGACAGATGATTGCCTACAACGAGAAAGTGCAGGAGTCGGGTGTTGGCGAAATTCGCGAAGTTCGTAGGACCGACTTGAGCGAGGAAGCGGCCCGTGGAAGATACCGCACTTTTAAGGAAATCACCTACCACGCTCTGCGAGAACTGGGTGTGATCTTCTTGTACCACTACATTGATGCGCAGGGAACTCTAGGTGAGGTCCAGGACAGGATCGTCGAAGAACTGCAGTACCAAAGCTCTCTCGAGCTCGATGAGAATACCTATCATCGGATGGCTCGCATACCGATTGCGTCGAAACTCGTAGTGCATGCCCGCCAGGAACTTGTAAATCGCCTCGATTCGTACGAAGAGGACCACCCGGAGTTGTTTGCTCGGGTCGTCGAAGATATCCAGGAATCATTTCTCCCGATTATCAGTCGCCATGCCATTCCGGGGATGGCATTGATTAACTCGGAAAGTGACCTTTACGGCAACGATCTGGCGCTTGCGATGCTCATCGACGTGTTCTCCGAGAGAGGGTTTCATGCAGTAGTGGATATCCGCAAGGAGGCGACTCCGGAAACTGTGGATCTGAAAACGGGTGTGATTCGATTTCGTAAAAAGAGGGTTTATCGCTTCCGAATTGTCTTTGGAGGCGCGGATATCCGGAAAAGTCGATAA
- a CDS encoding class I SAM-dependent methyltransferase, with protein MKSSDIRKFYNQDDVVDHYARATSHVGLWISEEKIFQRVFRPEQHILELGCGTGRIAIGLYELGYRDVFATDYARKMVARARSAAEILEYDVKFAVQDATELTFGDKVFDGAIFGFNGLMQIPKREMRKKAMKEIFRVLRPGSWFVFTSHDRNASEHPKYWKAETRRWREGKQDPDLIDFGDRIGATPWGDLYIHVPEPNLIRADLKEAGFRIEVDVLRSQIADEPPGVKEFSDECRFWVVQRPEE; from the coding sequence ATGAAGTCCTCGGACATTCGTAAGTTCTACAATCAGGACGACGTCGTCGATCATTATGCACGAGCGACTTCGCACGTGGGATTGTGGATCTCGGAAGAAAAAATCTTCCAAAGAGTCTTTCGTCCTGAACAGCATATTCTCGAATTGGGATGTGGGACGGGGCGTATTGCTATCGGACTCTACGAGCTTGGCTACCGCGATGTATTTGCGACGGATTATGCGAGAAAAATGGTCGCTCGGGCACGCAGTGCAGCTGAAATCCTTGAGTATGACGTCAAGTTTGCGGTTCAGGATGCGACTGAGCTCACGTTTGGAGACAAGGTTTTTGATGGGGCGATTTTTGGCTTTAACGGGCTCATGCAAATCCCGAAACGGGAGATGCGGAAAAAGGCGATGAAGGAGATCTTCCGCGTCCTGCGCCCCGGTTCTTGGTTTGTCTTCACCAGTCATGATCGCAACGCGTCGGAGCATCCGAAATACTGGAAGGCAGAGACGAGACGCTGGCGCGAAGGCAAACAGGATCCGGATCTCATCGATTTCGGAGACCGGATCGGGGCGACTCCTTGGGGAGACCTCTACATCCACGTCCCCGAGCCAAATCTGATCCGAGCCGATCTGAAAGAGGCTGGTTTCCGCATCGAGGTGGATGTCCTGCGTTCACAAATTGCCGATGAACCGCCCGGTGTGAAAGAGTTCTCCGATGAGTGCCGATTTTGGGTGGTGCAGCGACCGGAGGAGTAG
- a CDS encoding ion transporter, translating into MKDKGNAAYQLTLLALSIYVLVVLFLDAFVVSNPQIRSVFQYIDLAVCLVFLADFFVNLFSARNKLGYLKWGWIDLLSSIPLVDPLRWGRISRIVRILRFLRSIKSTKVLLNQLQKSRYQSVTFAVILITFVTYTVCSALILEFESRADGAIQSAKNALWLSFLNIMNAKVAITQAQTTGGMIITVLLNKTGLLLFAYFNAMIFAWLIGRRINQRDSGVLGGV; encoded by the coding sequence ATGAAAGACAAAGGAAACGCCGCCTACCAACTAACGTTACTTGCTTTAAGCATCTATGTTCTGGTCGTCCTTTTTCTCGATGCGTTCGTCGTCTCCAACCCGCAGATTAGATCGGTTTTCCAGTATATCGATCTAGCTGTCTGCCTAGTATTTCTCGCAGACTTTTTCGTAAATTTATTTTCCGCTAGAAACAAACTAGGCTACCTGAAGTGGGGATGGATAGACCTCCTATCGTCGATTCCTTTGGTAGATCCTCTTCGCTGGGGCAGGATCTCTCGGATCGTTAGGATTTTGAGGTTTCTCAGGTCGATTAAGTCAACAAAGGTTCTACTGAATCAGTTGCAGAAGAGTAGATATCAGAGCGTTACCTTTGCCGTGATTCTCATAACGTTCGTGACCTACACAGTGTGCAGCGCACTGATTCTCGAGTTCGAGTCTAGAGCGGATGGAGCGATCCAATCAGCAAAAAATGCGCTATGGTTGAGTTTCCTGAATATCATGAATGCTAAAGTAGCGATCACCCAAGCTCAGACCACTGGTGGAATGATAATTACAGTACTTCTAAACAAGACCGGCCTACTGCTGTTTGCCTACTTCAACGCCATGATTTTTGCGTGGCTTATCGGACGAAGAATCAATCAAAGGGATAGTGGCGTTCTTGGCGGGGTTTGA
- a CDS encoding GIY-YIG nuclease family protein produces MSDSEYTYVYILVSKIDPARLYVWITADFNTRLKKHNQGGVPHTSRFRPWTDETVLRFRSKEKAIAFEKYLKSGSGREFSRRRF; encoded by the coding sequence ATGTCGGATAGCGAATACACTTACGTCTATATTTTGGTTTCAAAAATCGATCCAGCGCGGCTTTACGTCTGGATTACAGCGGATTTTAATACCCGATTGAAGAAGCACAATCAAGGTGGCGTCCCGCACACCTCTAGATTCAGGCCATGGACTGATGAAACGGTTCTTCGGTTTCGGTCGAAAGAGAAAGCAATAGCTTTCGAGAAATACCTTAAATCAGGATCCGGGCGTGAGTTTTCCCGAAGGAGGTTTTGA
- a CDS encoding polynucleotide adenylyltransferase, with the protein MALTLTEIPKPSADCIQLLAQKTKEVGGHLYVVGGAVRDLLLGQSPKEFDLEVFGLTPDQIRTHLGESFHLIPVGRSFPVFKIKDLPIDLAVPRKEWKTGEAHTDFGFEADPTIDYPAAARRRDFTVNSIAWNPLTNDILDPYDGETDLKNRVLRPVSEQFGEDALRVLRAMQFIARFELTPSPDTISICASLVQTHLAEERIFGEWKKLILQGVRPSLGLFFLETIGWLRFYPELEATVDCPQDPRWHPEGSVWRHTCFCLDAFATERIGDETEDLFVGLAVLCHDLGKVLTTETDPSGGIRSPGHEKAGIEPTRSFLTRLTRERFWPEAVEPLVATHMRPRQLFEHQSGASAVRRLAEKAGRLDRLLRVCRADSAGRPPLPPGDFEEGPWLLAKARELQVEASRPKPILQGRDLMEIGVPPGPTMGALLNELFEEQLDGVFTDREEGLKRAKEKVSS; encoded by the coding sequence GTGGCCCTCACCCTCACAGAAATCCCAAAACCCTCTGCGGACTGTATCCAACTACTCGCTCAAAAGACGAAGGAAGTTGGAGGTCATCTCTACGTGGTGGGAGGCGCGGTCCGCGATCTACTTCTTGGCCAATCACCAAAGGAATTCGACCTTGAGGTTTTCGGACTCACCCCGGATCAAATCCGCACCCATCTGGGAGAGTCGTTTCATCTCATCCCCGTGGGCCGCTCCTTTCCTGTTTTCAAAATCAAAGATCTTCCTATCGATCTGGCGGTTCCTCGCAAGGAATGGAAAACCGGAGAAGCCCACACCGATTTTGGTTTCGAGGCAGATCCCACCATCGACTATCCAGCCGCAGCACGCCGCCGTGACTTCACGGTCAACTCCATTGCGTGGAATCCACTGACGAACGACATTCTCGATCCCTACGACGGAGAAACTGATCTAAAAAATCGTGTTCTTCGTCCTGTGTCAGAGCAATTTGGGGAGGACGCTCTCCGCGTTCTCCGCGCCATGCAGTTCATCGCCCGTTTCGAGCTCACCCCATCACCGGATACAATTTCAATCTGTGCCAGCCTCGTCCAAACCCACCTCGCTGAAGAACGGATCTTCGGCGAATGGAAAAAGTTGATCCTTCAGGGCGTCCGCCCCTCCCTCGGTCTCTTCTTTTTAGAAACTATCGGATGGCTTCGCTTTTACCCTGAGCTGGAAGCAACCGTCGATTGTCCGCAGGATCCGCGCTGGCATCCCGAAGGATCGGTCTGGCGGCACACCTGTTTCTGTCTCGATGCGTTCGCCACTGAACGAATCGGCGATGAAACGGAAGACCTCTTCGTTGGGCTCGCGGTGCTCTGTCACGATTTAGGAAAAGTTCTTACTACCGAGACCGACCCATCCGGCGGTATCCGCTCTCCCGGGCATGAGAAGGCAGGTATTGAACCAACACGATCCTTTCTGACACGCCTGACACGTGAAAGGTTCTGGCCCGAGGCAGTCGAACCGCTCGTGGCCACCCACATGCGACCCCGACAACTTTTTGAACATCAATCCGGTGCGAGCGCGGTACGCCGTCTAGCCGAAAAAGCGGGACGCCTGGACAGACTTCTACGCGTATGTCGTGCTGACTCAGCGGGTCGCCCTCCCCTTCCACCAGGTGATTTCGAGGAGGGTCCTTGGCTTCTCGCCAAAGCCCGCGAGCTGCAAGTCGAAGCGAGCCGGCCGAAACCGATTCTTCAAGGTCGCGATTTGATGGAAATAGGAGTTCCACCCGGCCCCACTATGGGGGCGCTTCTCAATGAGCTGTTTGAAGAACAGTTGGATGGTGTGTTCACAGATCGCGAGGAGGGATTAAAGCGAGCGAAGGAAAAGGTCTCTAGTTAG